A portion of the Corynebacterium heidelbergense genome contains these proteins:
- a CDS encoding sodium-dependent transporter — MAAIGSAVGLGNIWRFPYVAYDNGGGAFLIPYLVALLTAGIPLLWFYFAVGHRYRASAPLAYRRINRSGEFIGWIKVGVAFFITLYYAAIVAWAALYAVKSVSKAWGSDPSTYLMSDFLQVDKTHTFSTNYVVPILITMVLVWILTTVTLATDVNKGIGKVTSVFVPLLVVLFVVIVIRALFLDGASTGLEAFFHPNWSALKDTGVWISAYGQIFFSLSIGFGIMTTYASYLKPRTNLTGTGMVTAFANSSFEVLAGIGVFAALGFMANQQGVAVKDVASNGVGLAFIAFPTIINEMPLGGLFGVLFFVSLFLAGITSLISLMEVVLSAVRDKLNTSRRTTAIALGTIMGILSVALFASTSGLIALDIMDKWTNNIGIVCAAILSLVATGWVFNRRRELQQHLNAVSSVRVGAVWQFCTFILTPLVLLYTVINEIRGLLREPYEDYASASLSLYGWMVIAVIVVAAMVLSVIPFHRQQSVDGVVGSNYGVPQHGRPADEPNHLLPQSTTETAAQKE, encoded by the coding sequence ATGGCCGCGATCGGTTCCGCAGTCGGCCTCGGAAACATCTGGCGGTTCCCCTACGTGGCCTACGACAACGGCGGTGGAGCCTTCCTCATTCCCTACCTCGTTGCCCTCCTGACCGCCGGTATCCCCCTGCTCTGGTTCTACTTTGCCGTGGGCCACCGCTATCGGGCTTCCGCACCTTTGGCCTACCGCCGCATCAACCGCAGCGGAGAGTTTATCGGCTGGATCAAGGTGGGCGTGGCCTTCTTCATCACGCTTTATTACGCGGCGATCGTCGCGTGGGCGGCGCTCTACGCGGTCAAGTCCGTTTCCAAAGCGTGGGGTTCGGACCCATCCACTTACCTCATGTCGGACTTCCTGCAGGTGGACAAGACCCACACCTTCAGCACGAACTACGTTGTCCCCATCCTCATAACAATGGTGCTCGTGTGGATCCTCACAACCGTCACCCTCGCTACCGATGTGAACAAGGGCATCGGGAAAGTCACCAGCGTCTTCGTTCCGCTGCTGGTGGTGTTGTTCGTCGTCATTGTGATCCGGGCGCTCTTTCTGGACGGCGCGTCCACCGGCTTGGAGGCCTTCTTCCACCCGAACTGGTCCGCCCTGAAAGACACTGGCGTGTGGATTTCTGCGTACGGCCAGATTTTCTTCTCCCTGTCCATCGGCTTCGGGATCATGACGACCTACGCCTCCTACCTCAAACCCCGCACCAACCTCACCGGCACCGGGATGGTCACCGCCTTTGCGAACTCCTCCTTCGAGGTTCTCGCCGGAATCGGTGTTTTCGCCGCACTCGGGTTTATGGCGAACCAGCAAGGAGTTGCCGTCAAGGACGTCGCCAGCAACGGGGTGGGACTGGCCTTCATCGCCTTCCCCACCATCATCAACGAGATGCCCCTCGGCGGCCTATTTGGTGTCCTCTTCTTCGTCTCGCTCTTCCTCGCGGGGATCACCTCCCTTATCTCGCTGATGGAAGTCGTGCTCTCCGCCGTCCGGGACAAACTCAACACCAGCCGCCGCACTACGGCCATCGCTCTCGGCACGATCATGGGCATCCTGTCGGTCGCCCTATTCGCAAGCACCAGCGGCCTCATTGCGCTAGACATTATGGACAAGTGGACCAACAACATCGGTATCGTCTGCGCCGCTATCCTCTCACTCGTCGCCACCGGGTGGGTGTTCAACCGCCGTCGCGAACTGCAGCAACACCTCAATGCCGTGTCCTCCGTCCGCGTGGGTGCAGTGTGGCAATTCTGCACCTTTATCCTCACCCCACTGGTGCTTCTCTACACCGTCATCAACGAGATCCGCGGCCTGCTGCGCGAACCCTACGAGGACTACGCCTCCGCCAGCCTCAGCTTGTACGGGTGGATGGTCATTGCCGTCATTGTTGTGGCTGCGATGGTGCTCAGCGTCATTCCTTTCCATCGCCAACAATCGGTTGATGGCGTCGTCGGATCCAATTACGGCGTACCCCAGCACGGGCGACCGGCAGATGAACCGAACCACCTGCTCCCCCAATCCACCACCGAGACCGCAGCGCAGAAAGAGTGA
- the metS gene encoding methionine/alanine import NSS transporter subunit MetS — translation MTAIAIAMMALFIVVIWGGLVVSSILLARTSDDQTGELGTTPGTDDASLI, via the coding sequence ATGACCGCCATAGCAATTGCCATGATGGCCCTATTCATTGTCGTCATTTGGGGTGGGCTTGTTGTCAGTAGCATTTTACTGGCCCGCACCTCTGATGATCAGACTGGTGAATTGGGAACCACCCCAGGAACGGACGACGCCTCACTAATCTAG
- a CDS encoding AI-2E family transporter, with translation MNAKDSGRESHAAGAEGHRDFADFLTGSEPNNSAASLPDAPNPIPSDAYPAATEAAPAVPAGIPSDTGSGPSHENPSTDTEELVAASLTEDSAEPDDDTLEKSDAHGLGPELRDRAEVIGAAGRWFAGWCLRFLIIAIAGYVFAMVWSKLWVGILPVLLSIIVCTVLWPAVRTLRRAKLPNALAVILTILGFFALIVGVFTWISTTAVDQGKQLVDQGVDGVRKLQEFLQGPPFNIQDRQLNNAVDQGVTWIQGRSGMIASQVAAGASAATSVAVTLVVMLVLTFFFLKDGEKFLPMVRRVTGRRVGWHLTEVLTRCWQTLGGFIRTQALVSFIDAFFIGGGLVLLGVPLAGALAVLTFFAGFIPMVGAFVAGTLSVLIALVANDVTTALLVLLLVVAVQQLEGNVLQPWLQARAMNIHPVIVLLSVTIGGTLFGIIGAFLAVPAAAMITVVLRYLGDLTDLSTGERTTKDINFVTTAGTLSGAQSEQAAKRWQARRSTSGAGNSKEIGGFASLLSHRRDNSK, from the coding sequence ATGAACGCTAAAGACTCAGGCCGCGAATCCCACGCCGCCGGAGCCGAGGGACATCGGGATTTCGCCGATTTCCTGACCGGCTCGGAACCCAACAATTCCGCCGCCTCTCTCCCAGACGCCCCCAACCCGATCCCCTCCGATGCGTACCCAGCAGCCACGGAGGCAGCCCCCGCCGTTCCAGCGGGCATCCCCTCCGACACCGGCAGCGGGCCCAGCCACGAAAACCCCTCCACCGACACAGAGGAGCTCGTCGCCGCCTCCCTCACCGAGGATTCCGCTGAACCGGACGATGACACCCTGGAGAAGTCAGACGCCCACGGCCTCGGACCGGAGCTACGCGACCGTGCGGAGGTCATCGGCGCCGCCGGTCGATGGTTCGCCGGATGGTGCTTGCGTTTTCTCATCATCGCCATCGCGGGATACGTCTTCGCGATGGTGTGGAGCAAGCTGTGGGTCGGCATTCTGCCCGTGCTGCTGTCCATCATCGTCTGCACCGTCCTCTGGCCGGCGGTGCGCACCCTGCGCAGGGCAAAGCTACCTAACGCCCTGGCCGTGATCCTCACGATCCTCGGCTTCTTTGCCCTCATCGTCGGAGTGTTCACCTGGATCAGCACCACCGCCGTGGACCAGGGCAAGCAACTAGTGGACCAGGGAGTGGACGGGGTCCGCAAACTGCAGGAGTTCCTGCAAGGTCCTCCGTTCAACATCCAGGACCGCCAGCTCAACAACGCCGTGGACCAGGGCGTGACGTGGATTCAGGGCCGCAGCGGCATGATTGCCTCGCAGGTAGCGGCGGGCGCATCCGCAGCGACCTCCGTGGCCGTCACCCTTGTTGTGATGTTGGTGCTAACGTTCTTCTTCCTCAAGGACGGGGAGAAGTTCCTGCCCATGGTCCGGCGGGTGACCGGCCGGCGCGTGGGATGGCATCTTACGGAAGTTCTCACCCGCTGCTGGCAGACCCTCGGCGGCTTCATCCGCACCCAGGCGCTGGTCAGCTTCATCGACGCCTTCTTCATCGGCGGCGGGCTCGTCCTCCTCGGCGTGCCGCTTGCCGGCGCGCTGGCCGTGCTGACCTTCTTCGCCGGCTTCATCCCCATGGTCGGGGCCTTCGTCGCCGGCACCCTGTCCGTGCTCATCGCCCTGGTAGCCAACGACGTCACCACCGCGCTGCTGGTCCTCCTGCTCGTCGTGGCCGTTCAACAGCTCGAGGGCAACGTGCTGCAGCCCTGGCTGCAGGCCCGCGCGATGAACATTCACCCCGTTATCGTGCTCCTCTCCGTCACTATCGGCGGCACCCTCTTCGGCATCATTGGAGCCTTCCTCGCCGTGCCCGCCGCCGCGATGATCACCGTGGTCCTGCGCTACCTGGGTGATCTCACCGATCTATCCACCGGCGAGCGCACCACGAAGGACATCAATTTCGTCACCACCGCCGGGACCCTGTCCGGAGCCCAAAGCGAGCAGGCCGCCAAACGATGGCAAGCGCGCCGATCCACTTCGGGCGCGGGAAATTCTAAAGAGATAGGCGGTTTCGCCAGCCTCCTCAGCCATCGGCGGGACAACTCCAAGTAA
- a CDS encoding DUF6542 domain-containing protein produces the protein MSATSHSRRGAAHGSVSRRGPAGESVRGKLFPVWAPVLVMLAVIITGVVLAWNTGQTPTAYFVIFAVAALACTLLVEPRGLFLTVAALPLYFFLGSVAIGIIVSSGSKRAVGGKTGVVMATYPAIVHYLWLLFPLLLCILLAWARWWLYRDNLARRQHRERVARQRTKEANSANEENARRVRHRREGAREPLNASAEKPLRVARIREAQSSRETTEAPERRLRANRDARRSGLGTGSAPSRQSSRRDSAGATAVRRPRHEMPERESGERHARDQQPRRNNRSAHTRHDPEENTGRHSRGVGRSARDAARRPHSGRSAEESANRSSGGTRSVSFSYDSAASSRTAASRGGSEDSAASAPYRRTTPLSAYTGVEPATTRPTFPIPEPKPVAEQRAGRAGESESHAVRAQRTESELPRPLSQYPAQRRRSPRHYVD, from the coding sequence ATGTCAGCTACGTCTCACTCTCGCCGAGGTGCCGCCCACGGGTCCGTTTCCCGTCGCGGACCCGCCGGGGAAAGTGTACGCGGCAAGCTCTTCCCCGTGTGGGCGCCCGTGTTGGTCATGCTCGCCGTGATCATTACGGGGGTGGTGCTGGCGTGGAACACCGGGCAGACGCCGACCGCCTATTTCGTGATCTTCGCCGTCGCCGCGCTGGCCTGCACCCTGTTGGTGGAACCACGCGGGCTCTTCCTCACCGTGGCCGCGCTGCCCTTGTACTTCTTTCTGGGATCCGTGGCCATCGGCATCATCGTGTCTTCCGGCTCCAAACGCGCGGTCGGCGGCAAGACGGGGGTGGTCATGGCCACCTATCCCGCGATCGTCCACTATTTGTGGCTGCTGTTCCCGTTGTTGCTGTGCATTCTTCTGGCATGGGCGCGGTGGTGGCTATACCGCGATAATTTGGCTCGACGCCAACACCGAGAGCGCGTCGCCCGGCAGCGCACAAAGGAAGCTAACTCCGCCAATGAGGAGAATGCTCGTCGCGTCCGGCACCGCCGGGAGGGTGCACGGGAGCCGCTGAACGCCTCCGCCGAAAAACCCCTGCGCGTTGCCCGGATACGCGAGGCCCAGTCCTCCCGGGAGACTACTGAGGCACCGGAACGTCGACTGCGAGCGAACCGGGATGCCCGGCGCAGCGGCCTCGGGACCGGCTCGGCGCCGAGCCGACAGTCCAGTCGGCGTGACAGTGCGGGAGCTACGGCGGTTCGCCGACCACGGCACGAGATGCCGGAGCGCGAATCGGGCGAGAGGCACGCGCGGGACCAGCAACCCCGAAGGAACAACCGCTCCGCCCACACCCGACACGATCCCGAGGAGAACACTGGTAGGCACTCCAGGGGGGTCGGCCGCTCTGCGCGGGACGCGGCACGGCGCCCTCACTCTGGGCGCTCCGCCGAGGAGTCGGCGAACCGTAGTTCTGGGGGAACGCGCTCGGTGAGTTTCTCTTATGACAGCGCCGCTTCAAGTAGAACCGCAGCGTCCCGGGGTGGCTCCGAGGATTCCGCCGCATCGGCTCCCTACCGGCGGACCACCCCGCTGTCCGCCTACACCGGGGTAGAACCGGCCACGACTCGTCCCACGTTCCCCATCCCGGAGCCCAAACCGGTCGCAGAGCAGCGCGCGGGCCGGGCTGGTGAATCCGAATCCCACGCCGTGCGCGCGCAGCGAACTGAATCCGAGTTGCCCCGGCCACTGAGCCAATATCCCGCACAGCGTCGGCGCTCCCCCCGGCATTACGTGGACTAA
- a CDS encoding 4-hydroxy-3-methylbut-2-enyl diphosphate reductase, translating to MTSPTMTDSGTSPGTKKVYLAAPRGYCAGVDRAVETVEKALEKHGAPLYVRKEIVHNKHVVKTLEEEGVIFVDEADEIPRGANVVFSAHGVSPAVRAQAKALELRTFDATCPLVTKVHHEVTRFSKQGYQIVLIGHHGHEEVEGTAGEAPDVVHLVDGQEDVDALDFPPDTKLIWLSQTTLSVDETMETVRMLREKYPHIQDPPSDDICYATQNRQVAVKAIAPKVQLLIVVGSQNSSNSRRLVEVAEQYGADRSYLVDYANQVDLAWLEGVDSVGVTSGASVPEILVRGVLELLAEQGFDTVEEVTTATEELIFSLPRELRPARTSRAANDNPCNTQ from the coding sequence ATGACTTCGCCCACCATGACCGATTCCGGGACGTCCCCAGGCACGAAGAAGGTGTACCTCGCAGCACCGCGCGGTTACTGCGCGGGCGTGGACCGAGCCGTGGAGACCGTGGAGAAGGCCCTGGAGAAGCACGGAGCACCGCTGTATGTGCGCAAGGAAATTGTGCACAACAAGCACGTCGTCAAGACGCTCGAGGAAGAGGGGGTTATTTTCGTCGACGAGGCCGACGAAATTCCTCGGGGGGCCAATGTGGTGTTTTCCGCCCACGGTGTCTCTCCTGCGGTGCGCGCCCAGGCCAAGGCTCTGGAACTTCGGACGTTCGACGCCACCTGCCCGCTCGTGACGAAAGTGCACCACGAGGTCACGCGTTTCTCGAAGCAGGGCTACCAGATCGTTCTCATCGGCCACCACGGCCACGAAGAGGTGGAGGGGACTGCGGGGGAGGCCCCGGATGTGGTGCACCTCGTGGATGGGCAGGAGGATGTGGACGCACTGGACTTTCCCCCGGACACGAAACTCATTTGGCTATCCCAGACCACGTTGTCCGTGGACGAGACGATGGAGACCGTACGGATGCTGCGGGAAAAGTACCCCCACATCCAGGATCCGCCGTCCGATGACATCTGCTACGCCACCCAGAATCGCCAGGTAGCGGTCAAGGCCATTGCTCCCAAGGTGCAGTTGCTCATCGTTGTGGGATCCCAGAATTCCTCCAACTCCCGCCGATTGGTGGAGGTCGCCGAGCAGTACGGCGCCGACCGGTCGTACCTGGTGGACTACGCCAATCAGGTGGATCTGGCCTGGTTGGAGGGGGTGGATTCCGTGGGGGTCACTTCTGGTGCCTCCGTACCGGAGATCCTTGTTCGCGGGGTTCTGGAGCTGCTGGCCGAGCAGGGCTTCGACACCGTCGAGGAAGTCACGACAGCCACGGAGGAGTTGATCTTCTCCCTTCCCCGCGAGTTGCGCCCGGCCCGGACCTCCCGGGCCGCGAACGACAACCCCTGCAACACGCAGTAA
- the xseA gene encoding exodeoxyribonuclease VII large subunit: MTASASSAAGSGGPAGSNKPAGPPNSADSPWPVTQVNGKIKKWIERLGFLWVEGQITQVNYKNTWKLSYITLRDVDREESVPVTVSSSTLRNMSTPPKNGDRVIVYGKPAFYAGRGSFSLWVTEIRHVGVGELLARIERLKHALGAEGLFDDRIKSQLPFLPRRVGLITGRGSAAERDVLSVARDRWKNVQFLVVNTAVQGPNTVPEVTAALAQLDQDPEVDVIIVARGGGSVEDLLPFSEEALIRCVSGLKTPVVSAIGHEPDNPLLDYVADLRAATPTDAAKRVVPDVRAERQLLLELRDRSAGALTGWVRNERQHLATIRSRPVLADPLLPVTQQRELISTAAGRMDRALQLAVRERRAEISHLKSRVNALGPAQTLARGYAVMQVVPRDGSGPQVVTTIDEVSPGSQLRIRVQDGSITAAAMAVNPAHGATPDGPHAPEETSSPPSRT, translated from the coding sequence ATGACAGCATCCGCATCGTCAGCCGCGGGTTCGGGGGGCCCCGCAGGTTCGAACAAACCAGCCGGACCCCCCAACAGTGCTGATTCCCCCTGGCCGGTCACGCAAGTCAACGGCAAGATCAAGAAGTGGATCGAGCGCCTGGGCTTCCTGTGGGTCGAGGGACAGATCACCCAGGTCAACTACAAGAACACGTGGAAGCTGTCCTACATCACGCTGCGGGATGTGGACCGGGAAGAATCCGTTCCCGTGACCGTCAGCTCCAGCACGCTGCGGAACATGAGTACGCCGCCGAAAAACGGCGATCGTGTCATCGTGTACGGCAAACCCGCCTTCTACGCGGGACGGGGCAGCTTCTCTCTCTGGGTCACGGAAATCCGCCACGTCGGAGTGGGGGAACTACTGGCGAGGATCGAACGGCTCAAGCACGCCCTGGGCGCAGAAGGGCTGTTCGACGACCGGATAAAGAGCCAACTGCCCTTCTTACCTCGCCGGGTGGGGCTCATCACCGGGCGCGGTTCTGCCGCCGAACGAGATGTGCTCAGCGTGGCCCGGGATCGTTGGAAGAACGTCCAGTTCTTGGTGGTCAACACGGCAGTACAGGGTCCCAATACGGTTCCGGAAGTTACCGCAGCCCTCGCCCAACTAGATCAGGACCCCGAGGTGGACGTCATTATCGTCGCCCGCGGGGGCGGCTCCGTGGAGGACCTCCTGCCCTTCTCCGAAGAAGCGCTCATCCGGTGCGTATCCGGACTGAAAACACCCGTCGTCTCCGCCATCGGGCACGAACCGGATAACCCATTGCTGGATTACGTGGCCGACCTTCGCGCGGCCACGCCGACGGACGCGGCTAAGCGGGTCGTCCCAGATGTGCGAGCAGAACGGCAGTTGCTTCTGGAACTGCGCGACCGATCCGCCGGGGCGCTCACTGGGTGGGTGCGCAACGAACGCCAGCACCTGGCCACCATCCGCTCCCGACCCGTACTCGCGGATCCCCTCCTGCCCGTCACCCAGCAACGGGAGCTCATCAGCACTGCCGCTGGACGCATGGACCGGGCTCTCCAGCTCGCGGTTCGCGAACGGCGCGCAGAGATCAGCCACCTGAAGTCGCGAGTCAATGCGCTAGGGCCCGCGCAGACCCTCGCCCGCGGTTACGCCGTAATGCAAGTAGTCCCTCGCGACGGCAGCGGGCCCCAAGTGGTCACGACCATTGACGAAGTCTCCCCCGGAAGCCAACTGCGGATCCGGGTGCAGGACGGCTCCATCACTGCGGCTGCCATGGCGGTCAATCCCGCCCACGGTGCCACGCCAGATGGGCCACATGCGCCAGAGGAGACATCCTCCCCGCCGAGTCGGACCTAA
- a CDS encoding exodeoxyribonuclease VII small subunit yields the protein MSLEQTQQKFRPVEEMTYEQARDELVEVVKILELGQMSLDESLNYWERGEKLAAYCETYLDGAASRIRSALEKREERSGGTENSGTEERRAASQS from the coding sequence ATGAGCCTAGAGCAAACACAGCAGAAATTCCGCCCGGTGGAAGAGATGACCTACGAGCAGGCGCGCGACGAACTCGTCGAAGTAGTCAAGATCCTGGAACTCGGGCAGATGAGCTTGGACGAGTCGCTCAACTACTGGGAGCGCGGGGAAAAGCTGGCCGCCTACTGCGAGACCTACCTGGATGGCGCTGCCTCCCGCATCCGCTCTGCCCTGGAGAAGCGAGAGGAGCGAAGTGGGGGAACGGAGAACTCGGGGACCGAGGAGCGGCGGGCCGCCTCCCAATCTTGA
- a CDS encoding DUF4245 domain-containing protein: MAPVRIQKPRAFQGTKDIALSLGVLLVVMFLSIGFTGLCSFHPGGADRSGTAQRVDVDTLLQMDAAGLQFPIRNPQMPDNWVPNSARRVQVGQSVSSLVGWVIDGKSYMSLTQTDAPFDKATEPDNSHREPAGIRKVGGVQWHVFTGHDVRPIWVADVKDVRLILEGMAPDRDFETAATKVMEAQPIKRG, encoded by the coding sequence ATGGCTCCCGTGCGTATTCAAAAGCCCCGCGCCTTCCAGGGCACGAAGGACATTGCCCTTTCCCTTGGGGTCCTGCTGGTCGTGATGTTCCTCAGCATCGGATTCACCGGTTTGTGCTCTTTTCACCCTGGGGGTGCGGACCGTTCTGGCACCGCGCAGCGGGTGGACGTTGATACCCTGCTGCAGATGGATGCTGCGGGGCTACAGTTCCCGATCCGAAACCCGCAAATGCCCGACAATTGGGTGCCGAACAGCGCGCGCCGGGTACAGGTGGGGCAGAGCGTGTCGAGCCTGGTGGGGTGGGTGATCGACGGCAAGTCCTACATGTCCCTGACGCAGACCGATGCCCCCTTCGACAAGGCCACCGAGCCGGACAACTCCCACCGGGAGCCGGCTGGCATACGAAAGGTCGGCGGGGTGCAATGGCACGTATTCACGGGCCACGATGTGCGACCAATCTGGGTCGCGGACGTCAAGGATGTCCGGCTCATTCTGGAGGGCATGGCGCCGGACAGGGATTTCGAAACGGCAGCAACGAAGGTCATGGAAGCCCAGCCGATCAAGCGCGGCTAG
- the glpX gene encoding class II fructose-bisphosphatase yields MTVDESTSGVSPTPGPNPQTPDRNLAMELVRVTEAAALASGKWVGRGQKEAGDGAAVDAMRQMINSVDMDGVVVIGEGEKDEAPMLYNGEKVGTGNGPAVDIAVDPVDGTTLMAEGRPNAIAVIAAAERGSMYDPSAVFYMSKIAVGPEAVGVVDIEAPVRHNIHAVAKAKGVVPGDITVVVLDRPRHNDLIRDIREAGAKVRLIGDGDVAGAVAAAQPNSTNSVDIMMGIGGTPEGVITAAAMKCMGGEIQGKLWPKDDEERQKALDAGHDLNKVLTTSDLINSEHCYFVATGVTNGDMVRGVSYRRESATTRSLVMRSRSGTIRFVESQHQLSKLQQYSVLDYTRS; encoded by the coding sequence ATGACCGTCGACGAATCGACCTCCGGAGTCTCCCCCACCCCAGGCCCCAACCCCCAGACCCCGGACCGTAACCTCGCTATGGAGCTGGTGCGCGTCACAGAGGCTGCCGCGCTGGCCTCCGGCAAGTGGGTTGGACGTGGACAGAAGGAAGCCGGAGATGGCGCCGCTGTGGACGCCATGCGACAAATGATCAACTCCGTAGACATGGATGGTGTGGTCGTCATCGGGGAGGGTGAAAAGGACGAAGCCCCCATGCTCTACAACGGTGAAAAAGTCGGCACGGGCAACGGCCCTGCCGTGGACATCGCCGTGGACCCGGTGGACGGCACCACCCTCATGGCCGAGGGCCGCCCCAACGCCATCGCTGTAATCGCCGCCGCAGAACGCGGCTCCATGTACGACCCCTCTGCGGTGTTCTACATGTCCAAGATCGCCGTTGGGCCGGAGGCCGTGGGCGTGGTGGACATCGAGGCCCCCGTCCGCCACAACATCCATGCCGTAGCCAAGGCAAAGGGCGTTGTGCCCGGGGACATCACCGTCGTCGTCCTCGACCGCCCGCGCCACAACGACTTGATCCGGGACATCCGCGAGGCCGGTGCTAAGGTGCGCCTCATCGGCGATGGCGACGTGGCCGGTGCCGTGGCTGCAGCGCAACCAAATTCCACCAACTCCGTGGACATCATGATGGGCATCGGAGGCACCCCGGAGGGCGTCATCACCGCCGCGGCCATGAAGTGCATGGGCGGGGAGATCCAGGGAAAGTTGTGGCCAAAGGACGACGAAGAGCGACAGAAGGCACTCGACGCCGGACACGATCTGAATAAGGTGCTCACTACGAGTGACCTCATCAACTCCGAGCATTGCTACTTCGTCGCTACCGGTGTGACGAACGGCGACATGGTGCGCGGCGTCTCCTACCGCCGGGAATCCGCGACCACCCGCTCCCTTGTCATGCGCTCCCGCTCCGGCACTATCCGGTTCGTTGAATCCCAACACCAGCTGAGCAAGCTGCAGCAGTACTCGGTGCTGGACTACACCCGCAGCTGA
- a CDS encoding class II fumarate hydratase produces MTDQEYRIEHDTMGEVKVPANALWRAQTQRAVENFPISGRGLEATQIRAMGLLKAACATVNMERGLLNEDKGNAIIAAAKEIAENKHDAEFPIDVFQTGSGTSSNMNTNEVIASLARNKGVEVHPNDDVNMGQSSNDTFPTATHVAATEAAVKDLIPGLRELHTSLLNKAKEWERVVKSGRTHLMDAVPVTLGQEFSGYARQIEAGIERVEATLPRLGELPIGGTAVGTGLNTPADFGAKVTEELKNLTGVSELRECVNHFEAQANRDGLVEFSGAMRTIAVSLNKIANDIRWMGSGPLTGLGEIHLPDLQPGSSIMPGKVNPVLCETATQVAAQVVGNDAAVAFGGAQGAFELNVFIPVMARNVLESARLLANTARVFAARLVDGIEPNTERMRTLAESSPSIVTPLNSAIGYESAAKVAKTALKEGKTIRQTVLDMGFVPDKLSEEELDKRLDVLAMANTDRDK; encoded by the coding sequence ATGACCGACCAGGAATACCGCATCGAACACGACACGATGGGCGAAGTGAAGGTGCCCGCCAACGCGCTCTGGCGTGCGCAGACCCAGCGCGCCGTAGAGAACTTCCCCATCTCCGGCCGCGGTCTGGAGGCAACTCAGATCCGCGCCATGGGCCTGCTTAAGGCCGCGTGCGCCACCGTGAACATGGAGCGCGGACTGCTCAACGAGGACAAGGGCAACGCGATCATCGCCGCTGCCAAGGAAATCGCCGAGAACAAGCACGATGCTGAGTTCCCCATTGACGTGTTCCAGACCGGGTCTGGCACCTCCTCTAACATGAACACCAACGAGGTCATTGCCTCCCTGGCCAGGAACAAAGGCGTGGAAGTGCACCCGAACGATGACGTGAACATGGGCCAGTCCTCCAACGACACCTTCCCCACCGCGACCCACGTCGCCGCCACGGAGGCCGCCGTAAAGGACCTCATTCCGGGGCTGAGGGAATTGCACACCTCCCTGCTGAACAAGGCCAAAGAATGGGAGCGGGTGGTCAAGTCCGGCCGCACCCACCTCATGGACGCGGTGCCCGTCACCCTGGGCCAGGAGTTTTCGGGTTACGCTCGCCAGATCGAGGCGGGGATTGAGCGCGTGGAGGCCACCTTGCCCCGTCTTGGTGAGCTGCCGATCGGCGGCACCGCCGTGGGTACCGGCCTGAACACCCCCGCCGACTTCGGGGCAAAGGTCACCGAGGAGCTCAAAAACCTCACCGGCGTGAGCGAGCTGCGGGAATGCGTGAACCACTTCGAAGCGCAGGCCAACCGCGACGGCCTGGTGGAGTTCTCCGGCGCGATGCGCACCATCGCCGTATCGCTGAACAAGATCGCCAACGATATCCGCTGGATGGGTTCCGGCCCGCTGACCGGCCTCGGCGAGATTCACCTGCCTGACCTGCAGCCGGGTTCCTCTATCATGCCGGGCAAGGTCAACCCCGTGCTGTGCGAGACTGCAACCCAGGTTGCCGCTCAGGTGGTGGGCAACGACGCTGCCGTCGCATTTGGCGGGGCCCAGGGGGCCTTCGAGCTCAACGTCTTCATCCCCGTCATGGCCCGCAACGTCCTGGAATCCGCGCGCCTGCTGGCCAACACGGCGCGGGTCTTCGCCGCCCGCCTCGTCGACGGCATCGAGCCGAACACGGAGCGGATGCGAACCCTTGCGGAATCCTCCCCCTCCATCGTGACCCCGCTGAACTCCGCCATCGGCTACGAATCTGCGGCGAAGGTCGCGAAGACGGCACTGAAGGAGGGCAAGACCATCCGCCAGACCGTGCTGGACATGGGCTTCGTCCCGGACAAGCTCAGCGAGGAGGAGCTGGACAAGCGCCTGGACGTGCTGGCGATGGCCAACACCGACCGCGATAAGTAA